TGCGAGCCCGGCGCGGAGCCGCTCCCGCGACAGTCACCGCACGGCGTGATGCGGTCGTACTTCATCGTCTTCGTCGTGCCGAAGGCGGACTCCTCGAAGGTGATCTCGAGCTCGCGCTGGAGGTCGCCGCGATCGCCCTTGCCGACGCCGAAGACGCCGAGCAGATCGCCGAGGATGCCGTCGACCGCGATCTCGCTGAAGTCGACGACGCCGCCGGCGAACGGGCCGCTCGACGCGAACGGCGAGCCCGGCTCCTCCGCGCGGTGGCCGAAGCGATCGTACATCGCGCGCCGCTGCGGATCGGAGAGGACCTGGTACGCGGCGTTGATCTCCTTGAAGCGGAGCGCCGCCTTCGGATCGTCGGGGTTGCGATCGGGGTGGTGCTGCGCGGCGAGCTTCCGGAACGCCGTCTTCACCTCGTCCGGGCCCGCCGATTTGGCGATACCCAACGTCTCGTAGTGGTCGCGCGTCGCCGACATGATGAGGACCACCGGACGGTAGCACGGGGAGCGCCGCGCGCGGGGCTGTGCTAGCTACGCGCCCGTGCGAGCGCCGCCGGTCTACCACCGCCTCTCCGCGACGGAGCAGCGAGCGTTGCTCACGCGCGTCGTCGAACGGAGCCGCGCGAAGAAGGGCGCGCCCGTGCCGCTCGTGGTCTTCGACCTCGACGGGACGCTCATGGACAACCGCCCGCGCACGGCGCTCATCCTGCAAGAGCTCGCGGCGGAGCTCCGCGCGGAGGCGCACTCGAGCGCGGACCTGCTCGCCGCGACGAAGGTCGAGGACATCGCCTACCTCCTCCGCGAGTCGCTGAAGATCATCGGCGTCGAGCACGCGGAGCTGGTGGAGCGCGCGGAGTCGTTCTGGCGCGATCGCTTCTTCAGCGACGCGTACTTGAAGCACGACGTCGCGATCGCGGGGGCGGTCACGCTCGCGCAGGCCTGCTACGCCGCCGGCGCGACGCTGGTCTACTTCACGGGCCGCGACCTCCCGCTCATGAGCCTCGGCTCGTTCCAGAGCTTGCGCGATCTCGGGTTCCCGATCGGGGTGATCGGCACCGAGCTCGTGTGCAAGCCCGACGCGAAGATCCCGGACGAGCATTTCAAGCGAGAGGAGGCGCCGAAGCTGGCGCGCATCGGCGAGGTCGTCGCGACGTTCGACAACGAGCCTGGCAACTGCAACGCGTTCCTCGAGCTCTTCCCCGACGCCGAGAACGTCTTCGTCGACACGCAGCACCTGCCCGGCGCGCCCGCGCTCGCGGCGAAGGTCCACGTCGTACCGGACCTCTCGATGTGAAGGCGCACGTCCTCTCGCTAGGCCTCGTGCTCCTCGGCTGCTCGCTCTTCGGCTGCACGCTCCTCGGCTGCACGCGGTCCACCACGGCCGAGCCGACGAAGGGCGAGAGCCCGCAGGCGAGCGCGCAGCCCGCGCCGCTCGGGACCGCGACCGCGCCGGCGAGCGGCAGCCCGGTCGCGCTCGTCGAAGGAGGACCGCCGCCCGCGCCGATGCGTGGCGACGAGCCGCTCCCGGCCGACAGCCTCTCGAAGGAGGGCCCCGGCTACACGCTCTCGGCGGTGTTCCGCTTCCTCGATCTCGTGGGCCCGCAGCGCGCGCCGGAGGTGAACGCGGCCGGCATCGACGCGGCGCGGAGGTCGACGGAGCCGCGGATGGCGATCGAGCTCGGCGCCGCGCGGATGCGGCTCGTCTTCTCGCAAGGCACGGTGCTCCCCGACGAGACGGAGGTCCGCTCGCGCGCCGATCGCTACGGCCACGTCCTCGTCTGGCCCGGCGCGGCGACGTACCGGCCGCTCGCGCCCGGGGCGCTGCGAGCGCTCCTCGGCGAGCGCCGCCTCGACGTCGCGCCGATCACGCCCGCCGACGTCGTCACGAAGGGGGAGCAGGGCCGGCGCATCGGGATCCGCACGCGCAAGGTCGAGGTGACGACGCGCGCGGCGAAGGCGGAGATCGAGGTCGGCAAGCTGGAGGGGCTCGCGGAGGGCGGGGTCCTGCTATGTCGTGCGGTGCTCGACCTGCTCAGCGCGCCGCCGAGCACGCCGCTCTGCGCGCTCGACGAGCTCCCGGTCCGCGCCGAGATGCACTGGACCGGCTACGGCGCGTTCGTCTTCGAGGTCACCGCGTCGCTCCAGAAGAAGGAGATGCCGGTGGCGCCGCTGCTCGTCCCGCCGCAGGACGCGACCTTCGCGACCGCGCCGCTCCCACGCGGCGGCGTCACGCCGATGCTCTCCGCCGCGGAGCTCGGTGCGCTCCGCAGCGCCGACGTCGACGTGCCCCCCGTCCCCGGCGCGACCGACGCCCTCACGGTCGCGAACTCCACCTTCGAGCTACGCCTCCTGTATCTCGACGGCGTCGCGGTCGCGTGGGCCGCCCCCGGCGCCCGCAGCGAGGTCCGCGGCCTCAAGCGCGGCAAGTACGTCGCCCAGTGGCGCACCTTCCTCGGCGACAGCGTCGAACCCCCCGTAGCCCAGACCGTCCCCGGCATCGCGCAGGTAGGCACGCCGGAGACGGCGAAGTAGCGACGCGGGTCCGCTGCGCGGTCGTGATCACTCGTAGTCTTCCTTCGTGAACTCGACGTCGCCGGTGCCCGCCGCCTCCGCGCGGGCGCGGAGGGTCTCGACGATGCCGGTGATGACGTCGAGGCGGGTCGTGGGGAGGTAGTACTCGTCCTCGTCGACCTCCGGCATCGCGGCGAGGCGTTGCTCGATCTCTTCGCGCTCGCCGGGGTCGAGCACGAGGTGGGCGTTCCAGCCGGGCTCGTCCTCCATCGAGACCGCCTCGCGGCCCATGCCGAGCGGATTGAATGCAAGATACACGTTCGTGAAATAGAGGCGCCAGCCGCCGTAGTCGCCCTCCGCCCACCACTCGGCGCGGAACGACTGGCGCATCACCTCGCCGAGGTAGGCGCCGATCGCGGGGGCGATGACCTCGATGCTCTCGGGGCGCTCGCGGTAGGCCTCGCGTGCGTCGCGCACGTATTGATCGAGCAGGCTCAACGTCTCGGGCGTGCCGTCGAGGGCGACCTTGTACTTGCTCGCGACGTAACGCATGCACGCGGCGCAGAGCTCCGCGACCGCGGGTGGCGGAGGAGGAAGCGGGCCCGGCGCGGCCGCGGCTTCCTCGACGGTTAGCGCGCTCTTTCCATTGGTGTGGCCGTTCTCGTTGCCCATGCGTGACCGAGAACCATAAATCCGCTTCACGAAAGGAGAAAGTCGGACTAGCGTGTGAGGTCCATGCGCATCGGTATTTTCAGCGACATCCATGCGAACTTGGAGGCCCTCTCGGCGGTCCTCGAGGCGTATCGGAAGGAAAATATCGACGTCTACTACTGCCTCGGCGACACCGTCGGGTACGGCGGCTCGCCGAACGAGTGCGCCGATCTCGTACGCGACCTCGCCAAGGTCACGATCCTCGGCAACCACGACGCGGCCGTCTCCGGACGCATGGACTACTCGTACTACTACGAGGCCGCGCGGCACGCGCTCGACGTCCACGCCGCGATGATCTCGCCGGAGAACATGCAGTGGCTGAAGGGGCTCCCCTACCAGCACAAGCTCGACGACGTCGACGTGCTCCTCTGCCACGGCTCGCCGGTGCGCCTCGAGGAGTTCGAGTACATCTTCGCGCCGGAGCAGGCGCGCGAGTGCCTCCCGCTCTGGGACAAGCTCGGGCACATCACGCTCATCGGGCACTCGCACCTGTGCAAGGTGTTCGCGCTCACGAAGACGAGCGTGGAGGAGATGCCCGCCGTCGACTTCGAGCTCGCGCCCGACCGCAAGTACATCGTCTCGGTCGGCTCCGTCGGTCAGCCGCGCGACTTCGACAACCGCGCGAGCTTCACCGTCTACGACTCGGACAAGAAGCGCTTCGAGTTCAAGCGGATCGAGTACGACATCGAGCTCGCCGCCGACAAGGTGCTGCGCGCCCGCCTCGAGCGGAACTTCGCGCACCGCCTCTTCATCGGCGTCTAGCTAGCCTAGCCGCCGTCGGGCGGGTTCGGGTTCGCGCCGATCTGACAGCGCTTGGCGGCGTTGCAGTGGGCGTCTCGCTCTTGGTTCTCGCACGGCGTGCACGAGGAGCCGCCGGAGCTCGAGCTCGCCGAGATGCACGCGACGAGACGGGTGGTCTTGTCCCGGCTGTAGTCCCCGTTGTCCTTCGACGCGATCGCGGCGTTGTTGCACTGGCACTGCGTCTGCTGGCAGGCCGGCCCCTCGTAGATCGCGGTGCAGTCGCTGTCGCGCTCGCACGACTGATCGTAGTCGCTCGCGCGGAGGTCCTCCGGCGGCGGCGTCGTGGGGGCGCCGGAGGTGGAGGTCGTGGTGCTGCTCGAGCCCGGCGGGGCTCCCTCGTCCCCGCGGTTGCCGACCTGCGCGCCTTGGCCGCCGGTCGTGGCGATGCCTCCGTACTGGTCACCGTTCTCTCCGCCTTGATCGGCGCTCCCCGGTCCGCCGACACAGGCGACGACGAGGACGATGCTTCCGGCGGCGGCACAAACGGAGAGGGCGTGGCGCATGACGGTCATTGTCTCGCTCCTCCGGCGCGGAGGCAAAATGTCGGCGCAACCGACCAGATGTCGCCGCAAACCCGCCAGTCCGTCGGGCGTACATCGGCGAGCAGCGCGCGTCCTACGGCTGCGAGCGGGGTGCCGGGGGCAGAGCCCCCGGCGTTGAAGTGACGTCGCGCGCCCACGTCGTCACGTCGATCGTGAACGGCTGCTGCCGGATGCCGTTCGTGATCGTGCCCTCGACGCGGAACGAGACCGGAGCCCCGCGCTTCGGCTCCGCCTCGAACCGCGTCACCTTGCAGTCGCACGCCGCCGGCGGCGAGACGAACGGCGCGTCGGCGGGGAGGACGAGCTCCAGCTTCTGGACCGTCGCGCGCTTGCCGTCGCCGAGGAGCGCCGCCGCGACGCGCGCGCGCTTCTGCGGGATCGCGGCGATGCGCGAGGTCTCGCTCTCGATCAACGAGCCGAGCTCGATGCGCGTCCGCTCGCGCGCGGTCACGAGGACGACGCCTTGCGCGACGAGCTCGCCGATGTCGGTCTCGGGCACGACGCCCGCGTCGGTGCCGGCGCCGGCTTCGACGCCGGCGTCGCTCGGGAGCGCGAGCGTGAGCGTGGCGCGCGTCGCGGGGAGCTTCTCGAGGCCCTCGAGCGGCGTGGCGAGGACGTTGCGCCAGCGCGTGAGCTCGCGCACGCACGACGCGCGCGGGTTGGGGAGCAGCACCTCGCAGTGCTTCGGATCGCGGAGGACCAGCGCCTCGCACGTCGCGCGCGCGCTCGCGAGCGGCTCCGCCGCGCAGAGGCGCTGGTCACGCGCGGCGATCGCGACGCACGAGGCGACGCGGCCGCGCGCCGGCAGCGCCTCGAACTGGAGCGGGCACTGATCGGGCGCCTCTGCGATCATCGCGATCCAGCTCACGCACTGCCGCCGGAGCGACGCGGGCCCGATCGCGTCGCACGTCTCGCGCTTCTTGTCCTTCGCCGCCTCGAGGAGCCGGCACGCGTCGCGGAGCAACGTGTCGTAGCCGATCGCGCCGATCGCGTCGCCGACGAGCGGATCGAGCTTCGCGCGCTCGTTCACGCACGTGTCGAGGTTCACGAACCGATCCAGCTCCGCCTTCAGATCGCCGGGCGGCGCGGGCGGATCGATCGCGAGCTGGCCCTCGCCGAGGAGACCGGCGTCGAGCCCCGGGATCTCCGCCTTCGGAGGCGGCGGCTCGGACGGCGCCTCCTTCGGCTTGTCGTCACACGCGGCGAGCAAGAACGCCGCGAGCGCGAGTCGCTTCAGCGGAGCGAGCACCGGATCTCGTGCGAGGTGATCACGATCGTGTCGCCGTCGGCGAGCGCGCGGCGCGTGATGCGCTCGCCCGCGACGTAGACGCCGTTCGTCGAGCCGAGGTCGACGATGTACCAGGCGGATCCGACGCGCTCGATCGCGGCGTGCTGGCGCGAGACGTTCGGATCGTCGAGCCGGAGGTCGGCCTGCGTCTTCGAGCGGCCGAGGAGGAAGCGATCCTTGTCGACCTCGACGCGCTGGCCGCGATGCATGAGCACGAGCCGCTTGGGCGCGCTCGGGTTCGAGCCGGTGTCGCGGAGGCGGGCCGGGTTGCTCCCGCTGTCGCGCAGCGGATCGCGCGCGGGCGGCGGCGGCGCGCCGAAGGGCGGAGGCGCGGTGACCGGCGGCGCGAGCGGGCGCGAGCCGGGTGGCGGGAGCGGGCGCGTCGCGCGCGGGTTCATCGGTCCGGTCGGCACCGGCCGCTGGATCGCGGCAGGGACCGGGGGCTGGAGCGGCTGGATGGGCGTGGCCGCGCTCGGGTTGTTGCGGAGGTAGCGCGGCGTCGTGCGGGACTCTTCTCCCGGCTCGCGGATGTCGTCGTACGCGGGGCGGCCCGCAGCCGGGATCGGGCGCGTGGGCTCCGGCGGCGTGGGTCGCCGGATCGCGTCGCGGGTCTCGGTGCGCGCGAGGTCGCTGTCTTCCCAGCCCGCGTTCGAGTCGAACGAAGGCGCGCGCCGCGGCGCCGGCGCCGGCGGCATGTACGAGCGATCGAGATCGGAGAGGCCGGGCGCGTCGTGGGTCTCCTCGAGCGGGTCGCGATCGTGCATCGCGGGCGAGGCCCAGCGATCGGGCTCCGGCTCGGGGGGATCGTCCTCGACGTGGTAGCCGCGCGCTTCGGCGTAGGCCTCCATCGCCTCGCCGATGAGCTGATCGATGGACGCACCTTGCTCGCGCGCGAGCTGCTCGAAGGTCTGCCAGACCATTTCGCGCGACTGGAAGGTCCGCTGGTGCGAACGACGCTGCCCGTTGAGCCAGCGCTGGAGCCGTGCCTCGTCCACCTCGCCAACATCGTAGGGGGTCCATGGAAAGACCGTGGCAAAATATGATCGTCATGCTCGTCGTGCACCGGTCCGCGGTCGTCCTGCTCGCGCTCGCGTCGTGCAGCAGCGATCCCGAGGAGATCGACGATCCGGACCTGACGCCGATCACGACGAACCCCGACGGCGTTCCGTACCCGACCGATCACCTCGGCGGGCGTGAGCGGAGCCCGCTCCGGCCCGGCGATCGGATCCCGCCGTACACCTTCCGCGGGTACCGCGACGGCGATCGCTCGAAGGGGCTCCAGCCGATCGGCATCGCGGAGTACTTCGACCCCACGCAGTCACGGCACAAGGTCCTCCACGTTCAGCTCGCCGCGACGTGGTGCGGCATCTGCTCGGCGGAGCTGACGGCGACCGTGCCGGTGACGAAGGAGCTGAACGCGCGCGGGATCGCGCTCCTGCAGGTCGTGGTCGCCGGCGCGACCGCGAGCGCGGGGCCGTCGCAGGCGGAGCTCGACGGATGGGTCGATCGTCACGGATCGAACTTCCACACCGCGATCGACGTGGGCGCGCGGCGGCTCGGCGCGATCGGGGTGAACGGCTCCGCGATGCCGCACGATCTCCTCATCGACACGCGGACGATGGAGATCCTCGACTCTTCGCTGGGCGCGCCGCTCGACGTCGCGAAGTACGGGCAGGATGGACTTGATTTCGTTGAGAAAAACCCTCCTTCAACGTACTGAGCAAGAGGCTCCTTGACACTGAACAGAAGGACAGTATAGTCTCTCGACCATGGAAGAGAAGAACCGTCAGAAGGCGATCGAGCTCGCCGTCAGCAGCATCGAGAAGGAGTACGGCAAGGGCTCGATCATGCGTCTGAAGGACGGCGAGTCCGTCATCGGCGACGTCGACGCGATCCCGTCCGGTTCGATCGGCCTCGACATCGCGCTGGGCATCGGCGGCTACCCGAAAGGCCGCATCATCGAGGTCTACGGACCGGAGTCGAGCGGCAAGACCACGCTCACGCTCCACGCGATCGCGAACGTGCAGAAGGCGGGCGGCGTCGCGGCGTTCATCGACGCGGAGCACGCGCTCGATCCCGCGTACGCGCGGAAGCTCGGGGTGAAGACCGACGAGCTGCTCGTCTCGCAGCCGGACTACGGCGAGCAGGCGCTCGAGATCGCGGACATGCTCGTCCGCTCGAACGCGGTCGACATCATCATCGTCGACTCGGTGGCGGCGCTCGTTCCGAAGGCGGAAATCGAGGGCGACATGGGCGACAGCCACGTCGGCCTCCAGGCGCGCCTGATGAGCCAGGCGCTCCGCAAGCTCACGGGAACGGTGGCGCGCTCCAACTGCCTGCTCGTCTTCATCAACCAGATCCGCATGAAGATCGGCGTCATGTTCGGCTCGCCCGAGACGACCACCGGCGGCAACGCGCTCAAGTTCTACGCGTCGGTCCGCCTCGACATCCGGCGCATCGGCCAGATCAAGGAGGCCGCGTCGGGCGACAAGAAGGATCCCGTCGCGATCGGCAACCGCACGCGCGTGAAGGTCGTGAAGAACAAGATGGCGCCGCCCTTCCGCGAGGTCGAGTTCGACATCCTGTACGGCCACGGCATCTCGAAGGCGGGGGACCTCATCGACCTCGCGACGGACCTCGGCATCGTCGACAAGAGCGGCGCGTGGTTCTCGTACAACGGCGAGCGCATCGGCCAGGGCCGCGAGAACGCGAAGACCTACCTCGAGCAGCACCCGCAGCTGATGGACAAGCTCGAGGCGATGATCCTCGCGAAGCACAACATCAAGCCGCGCGGCGGCCAGGCGCCCTCGGTCGACACGAAGCCCGACGCCAAGGCCGACGCAAAAGACGCGAAGGGGAAGGACGGCAAGCCAGAGGTCGCTCCCGACGGGAAGCCCGTCGTGCGCATGGCCGCCCCACCCGCGAAGAACGGCGCGCCGACGAAGCCGGCGAACTGACCGCGAACTAGCTCCGAATCGCGCGCGTTTCGTTTTAGATTAGCGCGCGTGAAGCTCTACGTGATGCGGCACGGTCCTGCGGAGGACTCCTCGCCAACGGGTCGCGACGGCGATCGGGCGCTCACTCCCGACGGCCGAAACCGAACGCGCGCCGTGGCGAAGGCGCTGGTGGGCGAGAGCGAAGTCCCGCTCTCGATCCTCTCGAGCCCGCTCGTTCGGGCCTTGCAGACCGCGGAGATCGTGGCCGCGGAGACCGACCTGGCGCAGCGCGTCCGCGACGCGAAGGGCACCGGCGGATCGACGGGGGCGGTGGAGATTCGGCGGGAGATGGCTCCCGGGGGTGACGCGCTCGGGCTCGTGCGAGAGCTCGCCCGCACGGGGCGGAAGCGCGCCATGGTGGTCGGTCACGAGCCGGACCTTTCGATGCTCGTCTCGCAGCTGGTCGGGCGTCACCCCGAGCAGGGGATGCTCAAGTCGATGGTGGTGGGCATCAAGGTCGATCCGAAGGAGGGAGGCTCCGACGAGATCGTGACGGCCTTCCGCTTCATCCTCGACCCGAAGACCTTCGCCTGGCAACGGACCTGACCGTCCTGCGGCGTACCCGCGTCGAGCCCGCGTCAAGCGGTTCCGTATAGGGTCACGAAACGGGGCGTGGCGACACTTCCCCACCTTGGATTGGGGGCTTTTGCCCTCATATCCAAGTGCCTGTTATTTCATTGAAAACGCCGCTTCCTTGACACTCCGGGGGCCGTCCCTTACCCCCAAATGAGGCGCAACGAATGAGCATCCGAAAGCGCGTCACCACGCTCGATCACTGGCTGGCCCCGCGATGGTCGCGTGGGTCGGCGGCGGTCGCGCGGCAGGCGTCGCGGCCGGTGCTCGCGCCGCTCTCTGCGGCGGCCATCCGCGTGCCGGAGCGGCTCTCGGCCCAGCTCGCGCTCGTCTTCCCGAGCGCCTCGCCGCAGCTCTTCGTGCACGAGGGGGCCCGCCAGTCGCTCGAGCGGCGCCTCAAGGCGGCCTTCCCCGGCCGCACGGTGGTGCTCTCGATCACGGACAACCGCTGCTCGATCATCTCGCATTCGCTGAAGGGCGGGGTCCTGCACGCGCGCATCCACCACATGTTCCTCGACGCGGCGCCGCGGGTCGTGAGCGCGCTCGTCCGCTACCTCGCGACGGACGACCGCGCGGCGAGCCAAATCGTCAGCCACTACATCGAGGCGAACGGCGGCCGCCTCGCGCGGCGGCGTCCGCGCGCGATCCCGCTCTTCGCGAAGGGCCAGCACCACGACCTGCTCGCGATCTTCAACGACCTCAACCAGCGCTACTTCGACGGCGGCTGCCACGCGCTCATCACGTGGGGGAAGAAGACGAAGCGGAAGAGCCGCGAGCCGCGGCGCGCCATCCGGCTCGGCAGCTACTCGAACCTCGAGCGCGTCATCCGCATCCACCCCGTCCTCGATCGCTCATGGATCCCCCGCTACTTCGTGGCGTACATCGTCTACCACGAGATGCTGCACCACATGATCCCGTCGGCGCGCGGCACCTCGCGCCACGCGAGCGCCAACATCCTCTCCTCCCGCGGCGCGCCGGACTTCGCGTCCGCGCGGCGCACGCTCCACCCCCCGGAGTTCCTCGAGCGCGAACGCCAGTTCCGCAACTTCGACCGCGCCCTCGAATGGGAGCGCCGCCACATCAGCCGGCTTCTCAGGTAGAGAGGGGCTCTCTCGTTCGAGAGGGGCTCTGCCTCTCTCGTTCGAGAGGGGCTCTGCCCCTCTCGAGCTCTCCCCGCCGGGGGCCCTTCGCGCGTGCGGAGCACGCGCTCCGGCGCCCCCGGGCCCCCGCAGAGGGGTGCCCCGGCGCTCGGCGGCGCCTTGTCGGCGGCAGCGCCTTGTCGGCGGCGGCGCCTTGGGGAATGAACCTTTCACGTCGCGCGCTCACCAGCGTCGCGTGCAGTCTCTCTCGCCGCCAACCAACCACGCCGGGCCCTGCATCGGCGAGCAGCGGAGGATGCGCGCGTCTTCGCGCGCGTCCTACGGCTGCGAGCGGGGTGCAGGGGGCGCAGCCCCCTGCGTTGGCAAGCGAGCGGGGTGCAGGGGCCGCAGGCCCCTGCGTTGACCGAGAGATGATAGCCTCGTGTGCGCTGTGAGGTTTTTTCAGGTGGCTCTGTTTGCCGCGGTCGTTGCGTGCGGGCGGAAGGAGCCGGTGGCGCCGATTGGGACGAGCGGGAATGGGCCGAGTGGGCTCGTGCCGCTGAAGAAGCCGGGGGGGCCGCAGATCGTCAGCGGCAGTCTGGTCGCGGCGCTGGGCGAGCGGTCGCTCGGGCCTTACCTCGCGAAGCGGGGCAGCGGCGAGAAGAGCGCCGGGCTCGTCGCTTGGCTCACCGCGGCGGAGGGGCAGGGCCGGCGCGTCATCGTCGTTCCCGTCGA
This window of the Labilithrix sp. genome carries:
- a CDS encoding metallophosphoesterase family protein, encoding MRIGIFSDIHANLEALSAVLEAYRKENIDVYYCLGDTVGYGGSPNECADLVRDLAKVTILGNHDAAVSGRMDYSYYYEAARHALDVHAAMISPENMQWLKGLPYQHKLDDVDVLLCHGSPVRLEEFEYIFAPEQARECLPLWDKLGHITLIGHSHLCKVFALTKTSVEEMPAVDFELAPDRKYIVSVGSVGQPRDFDNRASFTVYDSDKKRFEFKRIEYDIELAADKVLRARLERNFAHRLFIGV
- a CDS encoding histidine phosphatase family protein; translation: MKLYVMRHGPAEDSSPTGRDGDRALTPDGRNRTRAVAKALVGESEVPLSILSSPLVRALQTAEIVAAETDLAQRVRDAKGTGGSTGAVEIRREMAPGGDALGLVRELARTGRKRAMVVGHEPDLSMLVSQLVGRHPEQGMLKSMVVGIKVDPKEGGSDEIVTAFRFILDPKTFAWQRT
- a CDS encoding HAD family hydrolase → MRAPPVYHRLSATEQRALLTRVVERSRAKKGAPVPLVVFDLDGTLMDNRPRTALILQELAAELRAEAHSSADLLAATKVEDIAYLLRESLKIIGVEHAELVERAESFWRDRFFSDAYLKHDVAIAGAVTLAQACYAAGATLVYFTGRDLPLMSLGSFQSLRDLGFPIGVIGTELVCKPDAKIPDEHFKREEAPKLARIGEVVATFDNEPGNCNAFLELFPDAENVFVDTQHLPGAPALAAKVHVVPDLSM
- a CDS encoding FHA domain-containing protein, producing the protein MDEARLQRWLNGQRRSHQRTFQSREMVWQTFEQLAREQGASIDQLIGEAMEAYAEARGYHVEDDPPEPEPDRWASPAMHDRDPLEETHDAPGLSDLDRSYMPPAPAPRRAPSFDSNAGWEDSDLARTETRDAIRRPTPPEPTRPIPAAGRPAYDDIREPGEESRTTPRYLRNNPSAATPIQPLQPPVPAAIQRPVPTGPMNPRATRPLPPPGSRPLAPPVTAPPPFGAPPPPARDPLRDSGSNPARLRDTGSNPSAPKRLVLMHRGQRVEVDKDRFLLGRSKTQADLRLDDPNVSRQHAAIERVGSAWYIVDLGSTNGVYVAGERITRRALADGDTIVITSHEIRCSLR
- the recA gene encoding recombinase RecA yields the protein MEEKNRQKAIELAVSSIEKEYGKGSIMRLKDGESVIGDVDAIPSGSIGLDIALGIGGYPKGRIIEVYGPESSGKTTLTLHAIANVQKAGGVAAFIDAEHALDPAYARKLGVKTDELLVSQPDYGEQALEIADMLVRSNAVDIIIVDSVAALVPKAEIEGDMGDSHVGLQARLMSQALRKLTGTVARSNCLLVFINQIRMKIGVMFGSPETTTGGNALKFYASVRLDIRRIGQIKEAASGDKKDPVAIGNRTRVKVVKNKMAPPFREVEFDILYGHGISKAGDLIDLATDLGIVDKSGAWFSYNGERIGQGRENAKTYLEQHPQLMDKLEAMILAKHNIKPRGGQAPSVDTKPDAKADAKDAKGKDGKPEVAPDGKPVVRMAAPPAKNGAPTKPAN